One Acidobacteriota bacterium DNA window includes the following coding sequences:
- a CDS encoding DUF368 domain-containing protein — protein sequence MPHGPARSHAPPTSPLRGWSLVVRGVAGGAFMGLANLVPGISGGTMLLAVGVYPQFIGAVAKASTLRFSPTALLLLACVGGGAAGAIAGGAGVIGTLLDGYPSAMYSLFIGLTLGGVPILWRMVQPLDRPVIGSAAGAIALMMLLAATDPERAGTGASSDAAAYAMLAVAGFSGGAAMILPGVSGAYLLLLLGQYRPIVDAVAAVASAARAGDADMAAAALFVLLPVAVGVGLGVVCVSNLVELLLERYRRTTLGFLLGLLLGSVVGLWPFAGVPSTAQAAAGAALALTGFAVSWTISRLGRAT from the coding sequence ATGCCGCACGGTCCTGCACGAAGCCATGCACCGCCAACCTCCCCACTGCGGGGCTGGTCGCTGGTCGTGCGCGGCGTCGCCGGGGGTGCGTTCATGGGGCTCGCCAACCTCGTGCCGGGCATCTCGGGCGGCACGATGCTCCTGGCCGTGGGCGTCTATCCGCAGTTCATCGGCGCCGTGGCGAAAGCGTCGACCCTTCGGTTCAGCCCGACGGCCCTGTTGCTGCTCGCCTGCGTGGGCGGGGGCGCGGCCGGCGCGATAGCGGGCGGCGCAGGCGTGATCGGGACGCTCCTGGATGGATATCCGTCCGCCATGTACAGCCTCTTCATCGGATTGACGCTCGGCGGCGTCCCGATCCTGTGGCGCATGGTTCAGCCGCTGGATCGCCCGGTCATCGGCAGCGCGGCCGGCGCCATCGCCCTCATGATGCTGCTCGCGGCGACGGACCCGGAGCGTGCCGGCACCGGCGCGTCCTCGGATGCGGCCGCGTACGCCATGCTCGCCGTCGCCGGCTTCTCCGGCGGGGCCGCGATGATTCTGCCGGGCGTGTCCGGCGCCTATCTGCTGCTCCTGCTCGGCCAGTATCGTCCCATCGTCGACGCGGTGGCCGCCGTCGCGTCGGCGGCGCGGGCCGGAGACGCCGACATGGCGGCGGCGGCGCTCTTCGTGCTGTTGCCCGTGGCGGTCGGCGTGGGACTGGGCGTGGTATGCGTGAGCAATCTCGTCGAGCTGCTGCTCGAGAGGTACCGGCGCACGACGCTCGGGTTCCTGCTCGGGCTGCTGCTGGGATCCGTCGTCGGCCTGTGGCCCTTCGCGGGCGTTCCGTCCACGGCGCAGGCCGCGGCCGGAGCCGCGCTGGCGCTGACCGGATTCGCGGTCTCCTGGACGATTTCGCGGCTCGGCCGCGCCACGTAG
- a CDS encoding divalent-cation tolerance protein CutA, which translates to MTEDGSEAVVAWTTWPAGGDVRGFARVLVEERLAACVTAQLPVRSVYRWRGAIEEDQEQLVMIKTTRDRIAALRDRMGKLHPAEVPELVVVPVVDGNPAYLAWVAESTRDA; encoded by the coding sequence ATGACGGAGGACGGTTCGGAAGCGGTGGTGGCCTGGACGACCTGGCCTGCCGGAGGGGACGTACGCGGCTTCGCACGGGTGCTGGTCGAGGAGCGCCTTGCGGCCTGCGTGACGGCGCAACTGCCGGTGCGTTCGGTGTATCGGTGGCGCGGGGCGATCGAGGAGGATCAGGAGCAGCTCGTCATGATCAAGACGACGCGCGACCGCATTGCCGCCCTCCGGGATCGAATGGGGAAGCTCCATCCTGCCGAGGTGCCGGAGCTGGTGGTGGTGCCCGTCGTCGACGGCAACCCGGCCTATCTCGCGTGGGTCGCGGAATCGACCCGGGACGCCTGA
- a CDS encoding SpoIIE family protein phosphatase produces the protein MVRERLRALPRTLARSWPGRFLLAGALAKILLLPFVTAGGSLLAWVDVSASLALAVGLGHLLLQSVARLRRRLLWRVRRKLILSYVFIGFVPVLLVAAFFAVAGAMSVLSASSETVRREIDGVVADVRVAAAGIAARLSSGMEISAALEPLGSELHGDYPGASALVLRPVAAGGPVSAGPWSGGPRPDGIPEWVGEQGLAGLVTVGSRWPLSVRAVAWVGRADARAVVIDVPLDTYVQERIATATGVDIDSFASLPGDDTLDPARLASADGLAWVVFLDPLDWATGGEESGNLFIRVPAAAFSEQFFGARVGADEASVRYFFLVLLAAIGGLFLVIELAAFVMGLALARSITGSIHALSIGTDRIRRGDFTQRISVTSGDQLGDLAESFNAMTASVEGLLHQAAEKKRLENELRLARQIQMSLLPRDPTSVPGLSVTAVCRPAREIGGDYYDFIRLGERRLGVLVADVSGKGTSAALYMAELKGLVLSLGHTYESPRQLLIEANRILAGALDSRSFITMLYAVIDLDAGTLTYARAGHTPLIHASAQGGRRKVRVLIPDGLVLGLRGLERQFTELLEEHQMAVQPGDVAVLFTDGVTEAMNEQDDLFGEARLARLLEDDEAADSSEALHERILRDVDAFVGSAAQHDDMTMVLLRIDEVWRRDGRTEPAGAAVEAGAGA, from the coding sequence ATGGTTCGAGAGCGGCTGCGGGCGTTACCTCGTACCCTGGCGCGGTCCTGGCCGGGGCGGTTTCTGCTGGCCGGTGCGCTCGCCAAGATCCTGCTGCTGCCTTTCGTCACGGCCGGCGGCTCGCTGCTCGCCTGGGTGGACGTCTCCGCGTCGCTCGCGCTCGCGGTCGGGCTGGGTCACCTGCTGCTGCAGTCGGTTGCACGGCTCAGGAGGCGCCTGCTGTGGCGCGTCCGGCGGAAGCTGATCCTCTCCTACGTCTTCATCGGCTTCGTGCCCGTCCTGCTGGTCGCGGCATTCTTCGCGGTCGCCGGCGCGATGTCGGTGCTCTCGGCGAGCTCCGAGACCGTGCGGCGAGAGATCGACGGCGTAGTCGCGGATGTTCGGGTCGCGGCGGCGGGGATCGCGGCGCGGCTGTCGAGCGGAATGGAGATCTCCGCCGCACTCGAGCCGTTGGGGTCGGAGCTGCACGGGGACTACCCGGGCGCCTCGGCGCTGGTGCTCCGCCCCGTCGCGGCCGGCGGGCCGGTGTCGGCCGGTCCCTGGTCCGGCGGCCCGCGTCCGGACGGAATACCCGAATGGGTCGGTGAACAGGGGCTGGCGGGGCTCGTGACGGTCGGCTCGCGATGGCCCCTCTCCGTTCGCGCCGTCGCGTGGGTCGGGCGGGCGGACGCGCGAGCCGTCGTGATCGACGTGCCGTTGGACACGTACGTGCAGGAACGCATCGCGACCGCCACCGGCGTCGACATCGATTCGTTCGCATCGCTGCCGGGGGACGATACGCTGGATCCGGCCCGGTTGGCGTCGGCCGACGGGCTGGCCTGGGTGGTGTTCCTCGACCCGCTCGACTGGGCCACCGGCGGCGAGGAGTCCGGCAATCTGTTCATCCGCGTTCCGGCGGCCGCGTTCTCGGAGCAGTTCTTCGGCGCCCGGGTCGGCGCCGACGAGGCGAGCGTCAGGTACTTCTTCCTCGTGCTGCTGGCCGCCATCGGCGGCCTCTTTCTGGTGATCGAGCTGGCGGCGTTCGTGATGGGGCTCGCTCTGGCGCGGTCCATCACGGGATCGATTCATGCCCTGTCCATCGGGACGGATCGCATTCGTCGCGGCGATTTCACGCAGCGGATAAGCGTCACGTCGGGAGATCAGTTGGGCGACCTCGCCGAGTCGTTCAACGCGATGACGGCCAGCGTGGAGGGATTGCTGCACCAGGCCGCGGAGAAGAAGCGTCTGGAGAACGAGCTGCGGCTCGCCCGCCAGATCCAGATGTCGCTGCTGCCGCGCGATCCCACGTCGGTGCCCGGTCTGTCGGTGACCGCCGTCTGCCGGCCGGCGCGCGAGATCGGCGGCGACTACTACGACTTCATCCGGCTCGGCGAGCGCCGGCTGGGCGTGCTGGTGGCGGACGTGTCGGGCAAGGGCACCTCGGCGGCGCTCTACATGGCCGAGCTCAAGGGGCTCGTGCTGAGCCTGGGGCATACCTACGAGTCGCCGCGGCAGCTTCTCATCGAGGCCAATCGCATTCTGGCCGGGGCGCTCGACAGCCGCAGCTTCATCACGATGCTCTACGCCGTGATCGACCTGGACGCCGGAACCCTGACGTACGCCCGGGCGGGGCACACGCCCTTGATCCACGCGTCCGCGCAAGGCGGCCGGCGCAAGGTGCGCGTGCTGATCCCCGACGGTCTGGTGCTGGGGCTTCGTGGTCTCGAAAGGCAGTTCACCGAGTTGCTCGAGGAGCACCAGATGGCGGTGCAGCCCGGCGACGTTGCCGTGCTGTTCACCGACGGGGTGACCGAGGCGATGAACGAACAGGACGATCTCTTCGGCGAGGCGAGGCTCGCGCGGCTGCTCGAGGACGACGAGGCCGCCGATTCCTCGGAGGCGCTGCACGAGCGCATTCTGCGCGACGTGGACGCCTTCGTCGGTTCGGCCGCCCAGCACGACGACATGACGATGGTGCTGTTGCGCATCGACGAGGTGTGGCGCCGCGACGGACGGACCGAACCGGCGGGCGCCGCGGTCGAGGCGGGAGCAGGCGCGTGA
- a CDS encoding ammonium transporter, producing the protein MTHHMTRLAFLVAAALVLAPRLAWAQDTLDSGDTAWMLTASVLVLFMTIPGLSLFYAGLVRAKNVLSVMMQCFAIACMVTILWTVYAYGLAFGDGGDLNAFVGFGKFFLSDVGVDTVSGSIPESVFQMFQLTFAIITPALIVGAFAERMKFSTMMVFMALWLTIVYAPVAHWVWGGGWLGEMGVLDFAGGTVVHINAGIAALVLCLVIGRRQGHPGTPMPPNSLVLTVVGASMLWVGWFGFNAGSELAADGVAGMAMAVTHIATATAGFTWMLIEWRNHGKPSVLGIATGAVGGLVAITPASGTVGPIGALVIGAAAGIFCYIGAGSLKRYFGYDDSLDVFGVHGVGGFVGAMLTGVFTAEAFGGAGLENGIGTQVWLQFVGAAATIAYSGVLTFVLAKALDATMGLRVTAAEESEGLDIALHDETGFHL; encoded by the coding sequence ATGACCCATCACATGACCAGGCTCGCCTTCCTCGTTGCCGCCGCCCTCGTGCTGGCGCCGCGCCTCGCGTGGGCGCAGGACACGCTGGATTCGGGCGACACCGCGTGGATGCTCACCGCGAGCGTGCTCGTGCTGTTCATGACCATCCCCGGTTTGTCGTTGTTCTATGCGGGGCTGGTCCGCGCCAAGAACGTCCTGTCGGTAATGATGCAGTGCTTCGCGATCGCCTGCATGGTCACGATCCTGTGGACCGTCTACGCGTACGGCCTCGCGTTCGGCGACGGCGGCGACCTGAACGCCTTCGTCGGGTTCGGCAAGTTCTTCCTGTCGGACGTCGGCGTCGACACGGTGTCGGGCTCGATCCCCGAGTCCGTCTTCCAGATGTTCCAGTTGACCTTCGCCATCATCACGCCGGCACTCATCGTCGGCGCGTTCGCCGAGCGCATGAAGTTCTCCACGATGATGGTCTTCATGGCGCTCTGGCTCACGATCGTCTACGCGCCGGTCGCCCATTGGGTGTGGGGCGGCGGCTGGCTGGGCGAGATGGGGGTGCTCGACTTCGCCGGCGGCACCGTCGTGCACATCAACGCGGGTATCGCCGCCCTCGTGCTGTGCCTCGTCATAGGGCGGCGCCAGGGCCATCCCGGCACGCCGATGCCTCCCAACAGCCTCGTGCTCACCGTGGTGGGCGCCTCGATGCTCTGGGTCGGGTGGTTTGGGTTCAACGCCGGCAGCGAGCTGGCCGCAGACGGTGTGGCCGGCATGGCGATGGCGGTCACCCACATCGCGACGGCCACCGCCGGTTTCACCTGGATGCTGATCGAGTGGAGGAACCACGGCAAGCCGAGCGTCCTGGGGATCGCCACCGGCGCGGTCGGCGGGCTCGTGGCGATCACCCCGGCCTCCGGAACCGTCGGCCCGATCGGCGCCCTCGTCATCGGCGCCGCGGCGGGAATCTTCTGCTACATCGGCGCGGGCAGCCTCAAGCGCTACTTCGGCTACGACGACTCGCTCGACGTGTTCGGCGTGCACGGCGTGGGCGGCTTCGTCGGCGCCATGCTGACGGGCGTCTTCACGGCCGAGGCCTTCGGCGGCGCGGGCCTGGAGAACGGGATCGGCACGCAGGTCTGGCTGCAGTTCGTCGGTGCGGCGGCCACGATCGCGTACAGCGGCGTGCTCACCTTCGTGCTGGCGAAGGCGCTCGACGCCACGATGGGACTGCGGGTGACCGCCGCCGAGGAGTCCGAGGGACTCGACATCGCACTCCACGACGAGACCGGCTTCCATCTCTAG
- a CDS encoding P-II family nitrogen regulator, with product MKLVTAIVRPHVVDDVRDTLSRLGVTGLTATEVKGFGRQKGHTEMYRGAEYSIDFVPKAKLEVVIDDDKLDAVVEAVKSAARSGQIGDGKIFVSDVGQAVRIRTGEMGSDAL from the coding sequence ATGAAGCTCGTCACCGCGATCGTCAGGCCCCACGTAGTCGACGACGTGCGCGACACGTTGTCCCGTCTCGGCGTGACCGGTCTGACCGCGACCGAGGTGAAGGGTTTCGGCCGCCAGAAGGGACATACGGAGATGTACCGCGGCGCGGAGTACTCCATCGACTTCGTGCCCAAGGCGAAGCTCGAAGTCGTGATCGACGACGACAAGCTCGACGCCGTCGTCGAGGCGGTCAAGTCGGCGGCCCGCAGCGGCCAGATCGGCGACGGCAAGATCTTCGTCAGCGACGTCGGGCAGGCGGTTCGCATCAGAACCGGCGAGATGGGCTCGGACGCGCTCTGA
- a CDS encoding M2 family metallopeptidase, whose translation MTRPAAAALACALSALLAACSTPMLGPTAADAEDFVADAEARLLSSRHQSARADWVRQNFVTADTTALAAEAAAALAVETAALARAATRFDGLDLPEATARKLARLRGAPLTIAPNHPAQQRELADLQAGLERTYRASANCAAAPGDCLDPAALSRAAADLRDTDQLLDLWDEGRALTPLMRRRHERLVEIANAGAVEMGHADAGERWRSAHGLPPDTLRGELDRLWNQVRPLYESLHCLVRGGLGAEYGTAIAPPGAAIPAHLLGDGGSARWSGLYDLVAPRTRGGYDLTRQLARNRVDAPEMVRYAERFFASLGFDPLPATFHERSRFVRPADRDVVCSPGAWNVDGESDVRIGMCITVDGDSFAAVHAALARAHYRWSYRAQDPLFRAGASEALFAAAGDAAALSVTPGYVVELGLLDTPPPPSGDVPFLLRRALDELARLPFALVVDRWRWQVFAGAVQPERYNRAWWELREEVQGVGAPAPLAPADFDPGTVPEIAANAPLTDDFLAGILRFQLHRALCAAAGFDGPLHRCSVFGSRDAGARLRTMMEMGASRPWPEALEAVTGARALDASALLEYFAPLAAWMDERNAGRSCGW comes from the coding sequence TTGACCAGACCGGCGGCGGCCGCGCTGGCGTGCGCGCTGTCCGCTCTGCTTGCCGCCTGCTCGACGCCGATGCTCGGGCCGACGGCCGCCGACGCCGAGGACTTCGTCGCCGACGCCGAGGCGCGCCTGCTCTCGTCGCGCCACCAGTCGGCGCGCGCCGACTGGGTGCGGCAGAACTTCGTCACCGCCGACACCACGGCGCTGGCCGCCGAGGCCGCCGCCGCGCTGGCCGTCGAGACGGCGGCGCTCGCGCGGGCCGCCACGCGCTTCGACGGGCTGGACCTGCCGGAAGCGACGGCGCGCAAGCTCGCGCGGCTGCGGGGGGCGCCGCTCACCATCGCGCCGAACCATCCGGCGCAGCAACGCGAGCTGGCGGACCTGCAGGCCGGGCTGGAGCGCACCTACCGCGCCAGTGCGAACTGCGCCGCCGCACCGGGAGACTGCCTCGATCCGGCGGCGCTGTCGCGCGCCGCCGCGGACCTGCGCGACACCGATCAACTGCTGGATCTCTGGGACGAGGGGCGGGCCCTGACGCCCCTGATGCGGCGGCGCCACGAGCGGCTGGTGGAGATTGCGAACGCCGGGGCGGTGGAGATGGGCCATGCCGACGCCGGCGAGCGGTGGCGTTCCGCCCACGGCCTGCCCCCGGATACGCTGCGCGGCGAGCTCGATCGACTCTGGAACCAGGTGCGGCCGCTCTACGAGTCGCTGCACTGCCTGGTCCGCGGCGGGCTCGGCGCGGAGTACGGCACCGCGATCGCCCCGCCGGGCGCGGCGATCCCCGCCCATCTGCTCGGCGATGGGGGCAGCGCCCGCTGGTCCGGCCTGTACGACCTGGTCGCGCCGCGCACCCGCGGCGGCTACGACCTGACGCGCCAGCTCGCGCGCAACCGCGTGGACGCGCCGGAGATGGTGCGCTACGCCGAGCGCTTCTTCGCCTCGCTCGGCTTCGACCCGCTGCCCGCCACCTTCCACGAGCGCTCGCGCTTCGTCCGTCCGGCGGACCGCGACGTCGTGTGCAGCCCCGGCGCCTGGAACGTCGACGGCGAGAGCGACGTGCGCATCGGGATGTGCATCACGGTGGACGGCGACAGCTTCGCCGCGGTGCACGCCGCGCTCGCCCGCGCCCACTACCGGTGGTCCTACCGCGCGCAGGATCCGCTGTTCCGCGCCGGCGCCAGCGAGGCCCTTTTCGCGGCCGCCGGCGATGCCGCCGCGCTTTCGGTCACGCCCGGCTACGTCGTCGAGCTGGGGCTGCTGGACACGCCGCCGCCCCCTTCCGGAGACGTCCCGTTCCTGCTCCGGCGGGCGCTCGACGAGCTGGCGCGCCTTCCCTTCGCGCTCGTCGTCGACCGCTGGCGCTGGCAGGTCTTCGCCGGCGCGGTGCAACCGGAGCGCTACAACCGGGCCTGGTGGGAGCTGCGCGAGGAGGTTCAGGGCGTCGGCGCCCCGGCGCCGCTCGCCCCCGCGGACTTCGATCCCGGCACGGTCCCCGAGATCGCCGCCAACGCGCCGCTGACGGACGACTTCCTCGCCGGCATCCTGCGCTTCCAGCTCCACCGCGCACTCTGCGCGGCGGCCGGCTTCGACGGCCCGCTGCACCGCTGCTCCGTCTTCGGGAGCCGCGACGCGGGGGCGCGCCTGCGGACGATGATGGAGATGGGCGCGAGCCGTCCGTGGCCCGAGGCGCTCGAGGCCGTCACCGGCGCGCGCGCGCTGGACGCTTCCGCCCTGCTGGAGTACTTCGCGCCCCTGGCGGCGTGGATGGACGAGCGGAACGCCGGCCGGTCCTGCGGCTGGTAG
- the rnc gene encoding ribonuclease III, protein MAPRRTDRTGGRRGRGGSRRVSTLAVVLRTQSDVEANIARALLETHGIRVLISSDVPHAVFPLAIDGLGEVRLSVRADEAEHAVRLLGDYRAAAAEGAPRNGVPVLEARLGHPFTDRDLLVRALTHRSRAHEDDSGGVDDNESLEFLGDAVLGLVIADRLFREFPHYDEGRKSKARAQLVSAATLAGLGDDLRLGDHLLLGRGEEKTGGRRKRSLIADAFEAVVGAIYLDGGHEAATAFIERTFRPLLERIRKDGVSPAGTRDHKSALQEWLQARSLPLPVYRLAGATGPDHRKEFVADVLVGDRPVASGSGPTKKEAEREAARQALAVLVADAQGTPSVDLDEVPGRAPQ, encoded by the coding sequence GTGGCGCCGCGACGGACGGACCGAACCGGCGGGCGCCGCGGTCGAGGCGGGAGCAGGCGCGTGAGCACGCTGGCCGTCGTCCTGCGCACGCAGTCGGACGTGGAGGCGAACATCGCGCGGGCGCTGCTCGAGACGCACGGCATACGCGTATTGATCTCGTCGGACGTGCCCCACGCGGTGTTTCCGCTCGCGATCGACGGACTCGGCGAGGTACGGCTGTCCGTGCGTGCGGACGAGGCGGAGCACGCGGTGCGTCTGCTCGGGGACTACCGCGCCGCCGCGGCCGAGGGAGCTCCGCGAAACGGGGTGCCGGTACTGGAGGCGCGCCTGGGCCACCCGTTCACGGATCGCGATCTGCTCGTACGCGCGCTGACGCACCGCTCCCGCGCGCACGAGGACGACAGCGGCGGGGTGGACGACAACGAGTCGCTCGAGTTCCTCGGCGACGCCGTGCTCGGGCTGGTCATCGCGGATCGCCTGTTTCGCGAGTTTCCGCACTACGACGAGGGACGCAAGTCGAAGGCGCGGGCGCAGCTCGTGTCCGCCGCGACCCTGGCGGGGCTCGGCGACGACCTCCGGCTCGGCGACCATCTGCTGCTCGGCCGCGGGGAGGAGAAGACCGGCGGGCGCCGGAAGCGGTCGCTGATTGCCGACGCATTCGAGGCCGTGGTCGGGGCGATCTACCTCGACGGGGGGCACGAGGCGGCGACCGCCTTCATCGAACGGACGTTTCGGCCGCTGCTCGAACGGATAAGGAAGGACGGCGTGTCGCCGGCCGGCACCCGCGATCACAAGTCGGCCCTGCAGGAATGGCTCCAGGCCCGGTCGCTGCCCCTTCCCGTATACCGGCTGGCGGGCGCCACGGGGCCGGATCACCGCAAGGAGTTCGTGGCGGACGTGCTCGTCGGCGACCGACCGGTGGCGAGCGGTTCCGGCCCGACGAAGAAGGAGGCCGAGCGCGAGGCCGCCCGGCAGGCGCTGGCCGTACTCGTCGCCGACGCGCAGGGGACGCCGTCAGTCGATCTCGATGAGGTCCCCGGACGGGCGCCGCAGTGA
- a CDS encoding cupin domain-containing protein produces the protein MRIARLAALASEAADPNTFTGHARMTRMPGLSDAPAVKAFRVAFEAAARTHWHTHSGPQLLVVLDGRCRLQCAGGPVREIEAGDVACIAAGERHWHGASAAGPMTHLAVNIESTTTWLDAVTDAEYAAEA, from the coding sequence ATGCGGATAGCGCGGCTCGCGGCGCTGGCGTCCGAGGCCGCGGATCCGAACACGTTCACCGGGCATGCGCGAATGACGCGCATGCCCGGCCTGTCGGACGCACCCGCGGTCAAGGCGTTCCGCGTCGCGTTCGAAGCGGCCGCCCGCACGCACTGGCACACGCACAGCGGGCCGCAACTGCTCGTCGTGCTCGACGGCCGTTGCCGCCTGCAGTGCGCGGGCGGGCCGGTGCGGGAGATCGAGGCGGGAGACGTCGCCTGCATCGCGGCGGGCGAGCGTCACTGGCACGGGGCTTCGGCCGCCGGTCCGATGACGCACCTGGCCGTCAACATCGAGTCGACGACGACCTGGCTCGACGCCGTGACCGACGCCGAATACGCGGCGGAAGCCTGA
- a CDS encoding L-lactate permease, which translates to MLTIVSLLPIITVAVFLVGLRWPASRAMPLSYAVAAVLALFVWQVPMLQVAAATVNGLVIAFTLLYIIFGAILLLNTLQESGAIKTIRQGFTDITPDRRVQVIIIAWLFGAFIEGSAGFGTPAAVAVPLLVGLGFPGMAAVTAGMIIQSTPVSFGALGTPILVGVNTGLGQGTNPEIVAYAAQAGYTEWTDFLAFIGLKVAILHAIAGTLIPLILVSFMTRFFGRSRSLAEGLQIWPFAIFAALAMTVPYFAAAYFLGPEFPALMGSMAGLIIVVSAARAGFLIPKPDEAWEFDAKENWPAEWTGSVAVTDVDHGRSMSLWKAWLPYAVVALLLLSSRLVDPFRVFLQSWVVSFPELFGTSITASFQPLYLPGTLFIVASLITFALHKIPGDHYAKAWSTSLKVSAAASVALVFTVPMVQVFLNSGGGAAGYDQMPIVLADGVAALVGGVWPIFAPFIGGIGAAVAGSNTVSNMMFSLFQFGMGERIGVDPTWIVALQAIGGAAGNMICVHNVVAASAVVGLLGREGSVIRMTVIPFVYYALLPGSVGYLVVSSGLINLGTLIVALIAGGTVYMIRRHGGRPATA; encoded by the coding sequence ATGCTGACAATTGTCTCTCTGCTGCCGATCATCACCGTCGCGGTCTTTCTCGTCGGCCTCCGCTGGCCGGCGAGCCGGGCGATGCCGTTGTCCTACGCGGTGGCTGCCGTGCTTGCCCTCTTCGTGTGGCAGGTGCCCATGCTGCAGGTGGCCGCCGCTACGGTCAACGGGCTCGTGATCGCGTTCACGCTGCTGTACATCATCTTCGGCGCGATCCTGCTGCTGAACACCCTGCAGGAGAGCGGCGCCATCAAGACCATCCGGCAGGGATTCACCGACATCACGCCGGACCGGCGCGTGCAGGTGATCATCATCGCCTGGCTGTTCGGCGCCTTCATCGAAGGGTCGGCCGGGTTCGGGACGCCGGCCGCGGTGGCGGTGCCGCTGCTGGTCGGCCTCGGGTTCCCGGGCATGGCCGCGGTGACCGCCGGCATGATCATCCAGAGCACGCCGGTCAGCTTCGGCGCGCTCGGCACGCCCATCCTGGTCGGCGTCAACACCGGCCTCGGCCAGGGAACCAACCCGGAGATCGTGGCCTACGCGGCGCAGGCGGGATACACGGAATGGACCGACTTCCTGGCCTTCATCGGCCTGAAGGTCGCCATTCTGCACGCCATCGCGGGCACGCTGATCCCGCTCATTCTCGTCTCGTTCATGACCCGCTTCTTCGGCAGGAGCCGTTCTCTCGCCGAGGGGCTGCAGATCTGGCCCTTCGCCATCTTCGCGGCCCTGGCCATGACCGTGCCGTACTTCGCCGCCGCCTACTTCCTCGGGCCGGAGTTCCCGGCCCTGATGGGCAGCATGGCCGGCCTGATCATCGTCGTGAGCGCGGCGCGGGCGGGCTTCCTCATCCCGAAGCCGGACGAGGCGTGGGAGTTCGACGCGAAGGAGAACTGGCCGGCCGAGTGGACCGGATCGGTCGCGGTGACGGACGTGGACCACGGCCGCTCGATGAGCCTGTGGAAGGCGTGGCTGCCGTATGCCGTCGTCGCGCTGCTGCTGCTGTCGTCGCGGCTCGTCGATCCGTTCCGCGTCTTCCTGCAGTCCTGGGTGGTGAGCTTCCCCGAGCTCTTCGGCACGTCCATCACCGCCAGCTTCCAGCCGCTCTACCTGCCGGGCACGCTGTTCATCGTCGCCTCGCTCATCACGTTCGCCCTGCACAAGATCCCCGGCGACCACTACGCCAAGGCGTGGTCGACCTCCCTCAAGGTGTCGGCCGCGGCCTCGGTCGCCCTCGTGTTCACGGTGCCGATGGTGCAGGTGTTCCTGAACAGCGGCGGGGGCGCCGCCGGGTACGACCAGATGCCCATCGTGCTGGCCGACGGCGTCGCGGCCCTCGTCGGGGGCGTCTGGCCGATCTTCGCGCCGTTCATCGGCGGCATCGGGGCGGCGGTGGCCGGGAGCAACACCGTCAGCAACATGATGTTCTCGCTGTTCCAGTTCGGGATGGGCGAGCGGATCGGCGTGGATCCGACCTGGATCGTCGCCCTGCAGGCCATCGGCGGCGCCGCCGGGAACATGATCTGCGTCCACAACGTCGTGGCCGCCTCGGCGGTCGTCGGGCTGCTCGGGCGCGAGGGGTCCGTCATCCGCATGACGGTCATTCCGTTCGTCTACTACGCCCTGCTGCCCGGGTCGGTGGGCTACCTGGTGGTGTCGAGCGGCCTGATCAACCTGGGGACGCTGATCGTCGCGCTCATCGCCGGCGGCACGGTCTACATGATCAGGCGCCACGGCGGGCGGCCGGCAACCGCGTGA
- a CDS encoding Rieske 2Fe-2S domain-containing protein, whose protein sequence is MIGSRETIVSIEGVPPQWRPMVSEDGSTHNGVSGMRAWYDGRMPRTVTVARAESFGPGARKKVFAGDRRIAVFNDGGALHAVDDACTHSGGSLSEGPCENGVVTCAWHGGRFRLSDGKGLGPPAYRGLTVYPVAVADGVVVVTIEDV, encoded by the coding sequence ATGATCGGCAGCAGAGAGACAATTGTCAGCATCGAGGGGGTTCCTCCTCAGTGGCGGCCTATGGTATCGGAAGACGGATCAACACACAACGGCGTGTCCGGGATGCGCGCGTGGTACGATGGCCGGATGCCGCGCACGGTGACGGTGGCCCGGGCGGAGAGCTTCGGCCCCGGCGCACGGAAGAAGGTGTTCGCCGGAGACCGGCGCATCGCGGTTTTCAACGACGGCGGCGCGCTGCACGCGGTCGACGACGCCTGCACCCACTCCGGCGGCTCGCTCTCGGAGGGCCCCTGCGAGAACGGGGTGGTCACGTGCGCCTGGCACGGCGGGCGGTTCCGGCTCAGCGACGGCAAGGGGCTCGGCCCGCCGGCCTACCGCGGGTTGACGGTGTACCCGGTCGCGGTGGCGGACGGCGTCGTCGTCGTCACCATCGAAGACGTGTAG